The Flaviramulus sp. BrNp1-15 genome has a window encoding:
- a CDS encoding glycoside hydrolase family 2 TIM barrel-domain containing protein codes for MYKLILIKLFLFFSIVSFGQQMNKEWENPAVIDRNKEAPRSSFVVFDSEESALSRNEANSSLYQSLNGTWQFNIVKNPEQRPLDFYKTDLDVKKWRTIEVPSNWELQGFDIPIYTNVVYPFPKNPPFINGDYNPVGSYRRTFTIPKDWKDKEVFINFGSISGYARVFLNEQEVGMTKASKTAAEFNITKYLKEGENLIAVQVFRWHDGSYLEDQDFWRLSGLERDVYLQAVPKKAIWDYNVTASLDKTYTNGFFNIDIDLRKYQDETLKKEIVSIKLLNENDKVVYSENKTLKSIDSKVNFSATLKNVSKWSGEYPNLYKYVLKLSNKKETQVLTGKIGFRKIEIKDSQLMINGQPLMVNGVNLHEHHGIKGHTPDRETMVEDIMLMKQHNINAIRMSHYPHDPYLYTLCDELGMYVVDEANIETHHMGATKQAPFDQSVHPAYLSEWAPAHMDRIKRMLEQNKNHTSIILWSMGNECGNGQVFYDGYNWVKKRDKTRFVQFEQADENNNTDIVAPMYPGIEQMKEYADNTSKTRPYIMCEYSHAMGNSNGNFQEYYDIINSSKKMQGGFIWDWVDQGLKTETEDGKMFWAYGGDLGGENLQNDQNFCANGLVTADRIPHPALFEIKKVYQDVAFKLKNDNILMITNNFNFTNLDNYNFKWFLKANGEIVKENAFQISLEPNGTKEVSLEFPKLNKDKEYYLEVYGFTKSETKTIPANHEIAREQFKIGNKTYFSSKEFSEKAPLITKTKGNKFLFLGKEIDGIINLETGKLERFKSAKNDEHLIINAPEPYFWRAPTDNDYGNQMQKKSSIWKTAHKELKLKNITVGDKTDVGITVTVEFIINELNVPYTIEYFIQNNNTLKITASMDLSGKNLPELPRFGMRMLLDGTYNNLSYYGRGPWENYSDRNTASFIGIYNDKVENQYTWSYIRPQEAGYKTDVRWLSLTNNQDKGIQFTGDQPLGFSALNMSTETLDGGENKSQIHTTDIKVEKDKVYLHIDFKQRGVGGDNSWGAYPHKQYRLEENKYTYSYNIKLIE; via the coding sequence ATGTATAAATTAATTTTAATTAAGCTGTTTTTATTTTTTTCTATCGTAAGTTTTGGTCAACAAATGAACAAAGAATGGGAGAATCCTGCTGTTATTGATAGAAATAAAGAAGCTCCCCGCTCTTCATTTGTGGTTTTTGATAGTGAGGAATCTGCACTTTCAAGAAATGAAGCCAATTCAAGTTTATATCAAAGTTTAAATGGAACTTGGCAATTTAATATTGTTAAAAATCCAGAACAAAGACCTTTAGATTTTTATAAAACAGACTTAGATGTAAAAAAATGGAGAACTATAGAAGTGCCTTCAAATTGGGAATTGCAAGGGTTTGATATTCCAATTTATACTAACGTTGTATACCCATTTCCTAAAAACCCTCCGTTTATAAACGGTGATTATAATCCTGTTGGCAGTTATAGAAGAACTTTTACGATTCCTAAAGATTGGAAAGATAAAGAAGTGTTTATCAATTTTGGGTCAATTTCAGGTTATGCACGTGTTTTTCTTAATGAGCAAGAAGTGGGTATGACTAAAGCTTCTAAAACAGCTGCAGAATTCAATATTACAAAGTATTTAAAGGAAGGCGAAAATTTAATAGCTGTTCAAGTATTTCGCTGGCACGATGGAAGTTATTTAGAAGACCAAGATTTTTGGAGATTAAGTGGTCTAGAACGGGATGTGTATTTACAAGCTGTTCCCAAAAAAGCGATATGGGATTATAATGTTACTGCTAGTTTAGATAAGACTTATACTAATGGATTTTTCAATATCGATATTGATTTAAGAAAATATCAGGATGAAACTTTAAAAAAGGAAATAGTTTCTATTAAACTTTTAAATGAGAATGATAAAGTAGTTTATTCAGAAAATAAGACGCTTAAATCTATAGATAGCAAAGTAAATTTTTCTGCTACATTAAAAAACGTATCAAAATGGAGTGGAGAATACCCCAATTTATATAAATATGTTTTAAAGCTTTCTAATAAAAAAGAAACTCAGGTTCTTACTGGAAAAATTGGCTTTAGAAAGATAGAAATTAAAGATTCTCAATTGATGATAAATGGGCAACCTTTAATGGTGAACGGAGTAAATCTGCACGAGCATCATGGAATAAAAGGACACACACCAGATAGAGAAACCATGGTTGAAGATATTATGCTAATGAAGCAGCACAACATAAATGCAATACGTATGAGTCATTATCCACACGATCCATATTTGTATACTTTGTGTGATGAACTCGGTATGTATGTTGTAGATGAAGCCAATATTGAAACCCACCATATGGGAGCTACAAAACAGGCTCCTTTTGATCAATCTGTGCATCCCGCATATTTATCTGAATGGGCACCAGCACATATGGATAGAATAAAGCGAATGCTTGAACAAAATAAAAATCATACTTCAATCATTTTATGGTCAATGGGTAATGAGTGTGGAAACGGACAAGTGTTTTACGATGGTTACAATTGGGTAAAAAAACGAGATAAAACACGTTTTGTGCAATTTGAACAAGCTGATGAAAATAACAATACAGATATAGTTGCTCCTATGTATCCAGGTATTGAACAAATGAAAGAGTATGCAGATAATACAAGTAAAACTAGACCTTATATAATGTGTGAGTACTCGCATGCTATGGGAAATAGTAATGGTAATTTTCAGGAATATTATGATATTATTAACTCTAGCAAAAAAATGCAAGGAGGCTTTATATGGGATTGGGTAGACCAAGGACTTAAAACAGAGACAGAAGATGGTAAAATGTTTTGGGCCTATGGAGGTGATTTAGGTGGTGAAAATTTACAAAACGATCAAAATTTTTGTGCTAATGGTTTAGTAACAGCAGATAGAATACCACATCCAGCACTTTTCGAGATTAAAAAAGTATATCAAGACGTTGCTTTTAAATTGAAAAATGATAATATCTTGATGATAACCAATAACTTTAATTTCACCAATTTAGACAATTACAATTTCAAATGGTTTTTAAAGGCAAATGGTGAAATAGTAAAAGAAAATGCATTTCAAATTTCATTAGAACCAAATGGAACAAAGGAAGTGAGTTTAGAATTCCCAAAATTAAATAAGGATAAAGAATATTATTTAGAAGTTTATGGTTTTACAAAAAGTGAAACAAAAACTATTCCCGCCAATCATGAAATTGCTAGAGAACAATTTAAAATAGGAAATAAAACCTACTTTTCAAGTAAAGAGTTTTCTGAAAAAGCACCTCTTATTACTAAAACAAAAGGTAATAAGTTTCTGTTTTTAGGTAAAGAAATCGATGGAATAATTAATCTTGAAACAGGAAAATTAGAACGTTTCAAATCAGCAAAAAATGATGAACACCTAATAATTAATGCTCCAGAACCCTATTTTTGGAGGGCACCAACCGACAATGATTATGGTAATCAAATGCAAAAAAAATCAAGTATTTGGAAAACTGCTCATAAAGAATTAAAACTAAAAAACATTACTGTTGGAGATAAAACAGATGTTGGTATTACCGTTACGGTGGAGTTTATAATTAATGAATTGAATGTACCTTATACCATTGAATATTTTATTCAAAATAATAATACTTTAAAAATTACAGCAAGTATGGATCTATCTGGAAAAAACTTACCAGAACTACCACGTTTTGGTATGCGTATGCTTCTTGATGGAACTTATAATAATTTAAGTTATTATGGTCGTGGGCCATGGGAAAATTATTCCGATAGAAATACTGCGTCCTTTATAGGGATTTATAATGATAAAGTTGAAAATCAATATACTTGGAGTTATATACGTCCGCAAGAAGCAGGTTATAAAACCGATGTTAGATGGCTATCTTTAACCAATAATCAAGATAAAGGTATTCAGTTTACAGGAGATCAACCATTAGGATTTAGTGCTTTAAATATGAGTACCGAAACTTTAGATGGTGGAGAAAATAAGTCACAAATTCACACCACAGATATTAAGGTCGAAAAAGATAAAGTATATCTACACATCGATTTTAAACAACGTGGAGTTGGAGGAGACAATAGTTGGGGAGCATATCCGCATAAACAATATCGTTTAGAAGAAAATAAATATACGTATTCGTATAATATTAAATTGATAGAATAA
- a CDS encoding glycoside hydrolase: MSACSQPKDPLEIKIDETIDIAKNQYKHMMSRLPNGKYPKTYYAEKDEFETTESWWWCSGFYPGSLIYLDELSEEPIFKNEINRVLDDLKKEQYNTTTHDLGFMMYCSYGNTNRLNPSDEYKSILMNSAKSLASRFNDTIGCIKSWDSTKDDYLVIIDNMMNLELLFWATEHSKDSTYYDIAIKHANTTIKNHFREDYSSYHVLNYMANGDVKRKRTEQGFSDSSAWARGQAWGLYGYTVTYRKTKDPKYLEQATKIANFILNHPNLPEDKVPYWDFNAPDIPDALRDSSAAAIIASALLELKDLVTDEALSKQYFNDSTIILNTLLTDEYIAKNNTNGGFLLKHGVGHLPQNSEVDVPLTYADYYLIEAMLRYKNLK, from the coding sequence TTGTCAGCGTGTTCTCAACCCAAAGACCCTCTTGAAATAAAAATTGATGAAACAATAGATATCGCTAAAAATCAATACAAACATATGATGAGTCGTTTGCCTAATGGTAAATATCCCAAAACATATTATGCAGAAAAGGACGAGTTTGAAACTACAGAATCATGGTGGTGGTGTAGCGGTTTTTATCCTGGTTCTTTAATTTATTTAGATGAATTATCTGAAGAACCAATTTTTAAAAACGAGATAAATAGAGTTTTAGATGACTTAAAAAAAGAACAGTACAACACAACAACTCATGATTTGGGTTTTATGATGTATTGTAGTTATGGTAATACAAATCGTTTAAATCCTAGTGATGAATACAAATCAATTTTAATGAATAGTGCAAAATCTTTGGCATCTAGATTTAACGATACTATTGGATGTATTAAATCATGGGATTCAACAAAGGATGATTATTTAGTTATTATAGATAATATGATGAATTTAGAACTTTTGTTTTGGGCTACAGAGCATAGTAAAGATTCTACATATTATGATATTGCTATTAAGCATGCAAATACTACAATTAAAAACCATTTTAGAGAAGATTACAGTTCATACCATGTTTTAAACTATATGGCAAATGGTGATGTAAAAAGAAAAAGAACAGAACAAGGATTTTCTGATAGTTCTGCATGGGCAAGAGGACAAGCATGGGGACTTTACGGGTATACAGTTACATATAGAAAAACTAAAGACCCAAAGTATTTAGAACAAGCAACTAAAATTGCAAACTTTATATTAAATCATCCTAATTTACCTGAAGATAAAGTTCCGTATTGGGATTTTAATGCGCCTGATATTCCAGATGCTTTGAGAGATTCTTCAGCTGCAGCAATTATTGCTTCAGCTTTACTTGAATTAAAAGATTTAGTAACGGATGAAGCTTTATCTAAGCAATATTTTAATGATTCAACCATAATATTAAATACGCTGTTAACTGATGAGTATATAGCCAAAAATAATACTAATGGTGGCTTTTTGTTAAAACATGGGGTGGGGCATTTGCCTCAAAATTCAGAAGTGGATGTTCCCTTAACTTATGCAGATTATTATTTAATTGAAGCTATGTTACGATATAAAAATTTAAAGTAA
- a CDS encoding BNR repeat-containing protein: MLKCRVMLFFHKNILLISTLLCLYSCSKNINIVDVGDGFSRNSINTVKFRNQAITTHKKHQFISYYDDESFLVLAKRKLNTSKWENHKTQFKGNTKDAHNSISIAIDGNGFLHVSWDHHNTKLRYAKSLEPLSLELGEELVMIGSLEDKVTYPEFYNLPNGNLLFFYRSGESGRGNLVVNTYSLSTKKWTQLHDNLIDGENERNAYTQTFVDKRGVIHISWVWRETWDVETNHDLCYARSKDGGLTWEKSTGEKYSLPITLNTAEYAWKIPQKSNLINQTSMTIDDNGNPFIVNYWNDDLEIPQFQFVYLDNGVWKLKNTGFRESKFYLGGGGTKSIPISRPSIFVESLKDDRLVFVLFRDEERENKISLAYTSLRNNLWKVIDLTEETYGKWEPNYDVSLWNSKKQLHIFLQNVNQIDSEGSTNSKPTKVKVLEVKKINQITN; encoded by the coding sequence ATGTTGAAGTGTAGAGTAATGTTGTTTTTTCACAAAAATATTCTACTTATATCTACACTTTTATGTCTTTATTCTTGTTCTAAAAACATTAATATTGTTGATGTTGGAGATGGTTTTAGCAGAAATTCTATCAATACCGTAAAATTCAGGAATCAGGCAATAACTACTCATAAAAAACACCAATTTATATCTTATTATGATGATGAAAGTTTTTTGGTTTTAGCTAAAAGAAAATTAAATACGTCAAAATGGGAAAATCATAAAACACAGTTCAAGGGTAATACAAAAGATGCACATAATAGCATTAGTATTGCTATAGATGGAAATGGGTTTTTACATGTAAGTTGGGATCATCATAACACTAAGCTAAGGTATGCTAAAAGTTTAGAGCCTTTAAGTTTAGAATTAGGAGAAGAATTGGTTATGATTGGTAGTTTGGAAGACAAAGTAACCTATCCAGAGTTTTACAATTTACCTAATGGTAACTTATTATTTTTTTATCGTTCAGGTGAATCAGGTAGAGGTAATTTAGTAGTTAATACGTATAGCTTATCAACAAAAAAGTGGACTCAATTACATGATAATTTAATTGATGGTGAAAATGAACGAAACGCTTACACCCAAACCTTTGTAGATAAAAGAGGAGTTATTCATATATCTTGGGTTTGGAGAGAAACTTGGGATGTTGAAACCAATCACGACTTATGTTATGCGCGTTCAAAAGATGGAGGTTTAACTTGGGAAAAATCTACTGGAGAAAAGTATAGCCTTCCAATTACTTTAAATACTGCAGAGTATGCGTGGAAAATCCCTCAAAAATCAAATTTAATCAACCAAACGTCTATGACAATTGATGATAATGGGAACCCGTTTATTGTTAATTATTGGAATGATGATTTAGAAATACCACAATTTCAATTTGTTTATTTAGATAATGGAGTTTGGAAATTAAAAAATACTGGTTTTAGAGAAAGTAAGTTTTATCTTGGAGGTGGAGGCACTAAAAGTATACCAATATCTAGACCTTCTATCTTTGTTGAAAGTTTAAAAGATGACAGATTGGTTTTTGTTTTATTTAGAGATGAAGAAAGAGAAAATAAAATTTCACTTGCCTATACATCTCTAAGAAATAATTTATGGAAAGTAATTGATTTAACTGAAGAAACCTATGGCAAATGGGAGCCAAATTATGATGTATCGTTGTGGAATTCTAAAAAACAATTACATATATTTCTTCAAAATGTCAACCAAATTGATAGTGAAGGTTCTACCAATTCAAAACCAACAAAAGTAAAAGTTCTAGAAGTAAAAAAAATAAACCAAATAACTAATTAA
- a CDS encoding sigma-54 dependent transcriptional regulator, whose translation MPKILVIEDEAAIRRVLVKILSEENDTYQVEEAEDGLLGIEKIKNDDFDLILCDIKMPKMDGVEVLEAVKKIKPEIPIVMISGHGDLDTAVNTMRLGAFDYISKPPDLNRLLNTVRNALDRKELVVENKILKKKVSKKYEMIGESDAISQIKDIIDKVAPTDARVLITGPNGTGKELVAHWLHEKSERAKGAMIEVNCAAIPSELIESELFGHVKGAFTSAAKDRAGKFEAANGGTIFLDEIGDMSLSAQAKVLRALQESRIQRVGSDKDIKVDVRVIAATNKNLKKEIEDGKFREDLYHRLAVILIKVPALNERRDDIPLLIEHFSEKIATEQGTVKKSFSNKAIKLLQEYDWTGNIRELRNVIERLIILGGNEVSEQDVKLFASK comes from the coding sequence ATGCCTAAAATATTAGTAATAGAAGACGAAGCAGCAATTAGACGTGTACTTGTAAAAATTCTTTCAGAAGAAAATGATACATACCAAGTTGAAGAAGCCGAAGATGGTTTGTTAGGAATTGAAAAAATAAAAAACGACGATTTCGATTTAATACTTTGCGATATAAAAATGCCAAAAATGGATGGTGTTGAGGTATTAGAAGCTGTTAAAAAAATAAAGCCCGAAATACCTATTGTTATGATTTCTGGTCATGGCGATTTAGATACAGCAGTTAACACCATGCGTTTAGGAGCCTTTGATTATATATCCAAGCCACCAGATTTAAATAGGCTTTTAAACACTGTTCGTAATGCCTTAGATAGAAAAGAATTAGTTGTAGAAAACAAAATTTTAAAGAAGAAGGTTAGTAAAAAATATGAAATGATAGGCGAGAGTGATGCCATTTCTCAAATCAAAGATATTATTGATAAAGTAGCGCCAACTGATGCTCGTGTGTTAATTACTGGACCAAACGGAACAGGTAAAGAATTGGTTGCGCATTGGTTGCATGAAAAAAGTGAGCGTGCAAAAGGAGCAATGATAGAGGTTAATTGTGCTGCAATCCCTTCAGAATTAATTGAAAGCGAATTATTCGGTCATGTTAAAGGTGCATTTACAAGTGCTGCAAAAGATAGAGCAGGAAAGTTTGAAGCTGCAAACGGAGGAACTATTTTTTTAGATGAAATAGGAGATATGAGCTTATCTGCGCAAGCTAAGGTGCTTAGAGCTTTGCAAGAAAGTAGAATTCAGCGTGTTGGTAGTGATAAGGATATTAAAGTTGATGTTCGTGTAATAGCGGCAACAAATAAGAATTTAAAGAAGGAGATTGAAGACGGTAAATTTCGTGAAGATTTGTATCACAGGTTAGCAGTAATTTTAATTAAAGTACCAGCTTTAAATGAAAGACGCGATGATATTCCTTTATTAATTGAACATTTTTCTGAAAAGATTGCAACAGAACAAGGCACTGTAAAAAAATCATTTTCTAATAAAGCTATAAAATTGCTTCAGGAATACGATTGGACAGGAAATATTAGAGAACTCCGCAATGTAATAGAACGCTTAATAATTTTAGGCGGTAATGAAGTAAGCGAACAAGATGTTAAGTTATTTGCAAGTAAATAA
- a CDS encoding DUF6268 family outer membrane beta-barrel protein yields MTYKKHGLILMFSLFFINHFASAQLTDLARLEYSFIPKSNSDDQYTRLRALLNYPIEVKNNAYFIVGAEYNRVLLNLEDNYPFDTSGLNKIHIIDFNIGYTFKWSEKWRFGVKFNPRIASTLTKQLMSDDYFINGGVFFINDRTKEESLKRPYRLILGLTYNATTGLPFPLPFVSYHREINEIWSFNLGVPKSNIKYTFNAKNNLQAFVGLDGYLAHLQEPSIVNGQNVDNISLSVAIAGLGYEYCFTKHLVAYMYTGYTLRLNNVLRNENRDEIFKLDDVNAFYLRTGLKFKI; encoded by the coding sequence ATGACATACAAAAAGCATGGATTAATTTTAATGTTTAGTTTATTTTTTATTAATCATTTTGCTTCTGCGCAACTTACAGATTTAGCAAGATTGGAATATTCTTTTATTCCTAAAAGTAATTCTGATGATCAATATACCAGATTAAGAGCTCTTTTAAATTATCCTATAGAAGTTAAAAATAATGCCTATTTTATAGTAGGAGCGGAGTATAATCGCGTTTTACTCAATTTGGAAGACAACTACCCTTTTGATACTTCTGGTTTAAATAAGATTCATATTATAGATTTTAATATTGGATATACTTTTAAATGGAGTGAGAAATGGCGTTTTGGTGTTAAATTTAATCCAAGAATAGCATCTACATTAACCAAACAATTAATGTCTGATGATTATTTCATTAACGGAGGCGTGTTTTTTATTAATGATAGAACAAAAGAGGAAAGTTTAAAACGCCCCTACCGTTTAATTTTGGGACTAACTTATAATGCAACTACAGGTTTACCGTTTCCTTTACCTTTTGTAAGTTATCATAGAGAGATTAATGAAATATGGAGTTTTAATTTAGGAGTTCCTAAATCAAACATAAAATATACATTCAATGCTAAAAATAATTTACAAGCTTTTGTAGGTTTAGATGGTTATTTGGCTCACTTACAAGAACCTTCAATTGTCAACGGACAAAATGTAGACAATATTTCATTATCTGTTGCTATTGCTGGTCTTGGGTATGAATATTGCTTTACGAAACATTTAGTGGCCTATATGTATACTGGTTATACATTAAGATTAAATAATGTTTTAAGAAACGAAAATAGAGATGAAATCTTTAAATTAGACGATGTAAATGCGTTCTATTTAAGAACAGGACTAAAATTTAAAATATAA
- a CDS encoding mechanosensitive ion channel family protein — MSQNLEKIEEAISESSLWESFKKFINLHIDFTDKISISILDLLVIATVIFITTIVLRFAFRVITRNLPIEDKSKFSVVFGYFRWLIYLIILLITLHSVGVNVTAVFAASAALLIGIGLALQTLFQDIISGVFILIDQSVHVGDIIEIDGKVGRVEEIKLRTTRAVTIDNKVLVIPNHLYLENSLFNWTQNGTITRESVDVGVAYGSDVQLVKKLLIQAASTHPDILSEPEPTVVFTDFGDSSLNFKIVFTINDSFKAAFPKSDIRFEIDKLFRENNITIPFPQRDIHIIQKPNQNIQFKNNSENSK, encoded by the coding sequence ATGAGTCAAAATTTAGAAAAAATAGAAGAAGCGATTTCAGAAAGTTCTCTGTGGGAGAGTTTTAAGAAGTTTATTAATCTTCATATAGATTTTACCGATAAAATAAGTATTTCTATACTAGACTTATTAGTTATAGCTACTGTAATTTTTATAACCACAATAGTGCTGAGGTTTGCTTTCAGGGTAATAACAAGAAATCTACCTATAGAAGATAAAAGCAAATTCAGTGTAGTTTTTGGGTATTTCAGGTGGCTAATTTATTTAATTATTTTATTAATAACACTTCATTCGGTTGGTGTAAATGTTACTGCAGTTTTTGCAGCATCGGCAGCATTATTAATAGGTATTGGTTTAGCCTTACAAACACTTTTTCAGGATATTATTTCTGGTGTTTTTATCCTAATAGATCAATCTGTTCATGTTGGAGATATAATTGAAATTGATGGTAAAGTGGGACGTGTTGAAGAGATTAAACTAAGAACTACAAGAGCGGTAACTATAGATAATAAGGTGTTAGTAATACCAAATCATTTATACTTAGAAAACAGCTTATTTAACTGGACACAAAATGGTACTATAACAAGAGAGTCTGTTGATGTTGGCGTAGCCTATGGTAGCGATGTACAATTGGTTAAAAAATTATTAATTCAAGCAGCCAGCACACATCCAGATATTTTAAGTGAACCAGAACCTACTGTAGTTTTTACAGATTTTGGAGATAGTTCTTTAAACTTTAAAATTGTTTTTACAATTAATGATAGTTTTAAAGCTGCATTCCCTAAAAGTGATATTCGTTTTGAAATAGATAAATTATTCAGAGAAAATAATATAACGATTCCTTTTCCGCAAAGAGATATTCATATTATTCAAAAACCTAATCAAAATATTCAATTTAAAAACAACTCAGAAAACAGCAAATAA
- a CDS encoding ABC transporter permease: MNHLPLIIKREYLTKVKNKSFIVMTILSPIIMIALISVVAYLSQLNNDKVRTITILDESGLVQNTFESSENTKYNVLQNMSLDDAKVITTETSSYGLLYIEKTSDITAISNHIKFYSKESPSLTLISNLESQLEKKLTNLNLQQKGVDVDMINDSRIRVDIAQESFEGEKTSKIDSVVKLIFGGAAGYLLFMFIIIYGNMIMRSVIEEKTSRIIEVIISSVKPVQLMLGKIIGTSLAGITQFVIWIILGGILMTVVSLVLGIDLGQTPQQDMLQQAMETPEVNSQIQNLINAFHNLPITNLIIAFILFFIGGYLLYSSLYAAIGAAVDNETDTQQFLLPIIMPLILAVYIGIFTVIEDPHGTVSTVFSYIPLTSPVVMLMRIPFGVPLWEQLVSLLILIGTFMFTVWFAAKIYRVGILMYGKKPSYKEIIKWIKY, from the coding sequence ATGAATCATTTGCCACTAATAATAAAACGTGAATATTTAACCAAGGTTAAAAATAAATCGTTTATAGTCATGACTATTTTAAGCCCAATTATTATGATTGCGCTTATATCTGTTGTTGCTTATTTATCGCAATTAAATAACGACAAAGTACGAACTATTACTATTTTAGATGAATCTGGTCTTGTTCAAAACACATTTGAAAGTTCAGAGAACACAAAATACAATGTTTTGCAGAATATGTCTTTAGATGATGCTAAAGTTATAACTACAGAAACATCTTCATATGGATTATTATATATAGAAAAGACAAGTGATATTACTGCTATTTCAAACCATATTAAATTCTATTCAAAAGAATCTCCATCACTAACATTAATTTCAAATTTAGAAAGCCAGTTAGAAAAAAAACTAACTAATTTAAACTTACAGCAAAAAGGCGTTGATGTTGATATGATTAATGATTCCAGAATACGAGTAGATATTGCTCAGGAGAGTTTTGAGGGTGAAAAAACATCGAAAATAGATAGTGTTGTTAAATTAATTTTTGGTGGTGCAGCGGGGTATTTACTATTTATGTTCATAATAATTTACGGTAATATGATAATGCGCAGCGTTATAGAGGAAAAAACCAGTAGAATTATTGAGGTTATTATTTCTTCTGTAAAACCTGTACAACTCATGTTAGGTAAAATTATTGGTACATCTTTAGCAGGAATAACACAATTTGTTATTTGGATAATTTTAGGAGGAATTTTAATGACTGTTGTATCATTAGTTTTAGGAATTGATTTAGGTCAAACGCCTCAGCAGGATATGTTACAACAAGCTATGGAAACTCCAGAGGTTAATTCACAAATCCAAAATTTAATTAATGCGTTTCATAATCTACCAATAACTAATTTAATTATTGCATTTATTTTGTTTTTTATAGGTGGTTACTTGCTGTATAGTTCGCTATATGCAGCTATAGGGGCAGCAGTAGATAACGAAACCGATACACAACAATTTTTATTGCCTATTATTATGCCATTAATACTGGCCGTTTATATTGGTATTTTTACAGTTATAGAAGATCCGCATGGTACAGTTTCTACGGTATTTTCATACATTCCATTAACATCGCCAGTAGTTATGCTTATGCGTATACCGTTTGGTGTACCATTATGGGAACAATTAGTTTCTTTATTAATATTAATTGGTACCTTTATGTTTACGGTTTGGTTTGCAGCAAAAATATATAGAGTAGGTATTTTAATGTATGGAAAAAAGCCAAGTTATAAAGAGATTATAAAATGGATTAAATATTAA
- a CDS encoding ABC transporter ATP-binding protein, with protein sequence MNNLLEVNKVSKNFGNFKALNNVSITVPKGSIFGLLGPNGAGKTTLIRVINQITMPDTGTVHLDGELLNDKHIQDIGYLPEERGLYKSMKVGEQALYLAQLKGLSKAEARTRLKYWFERLEIGDWWNKKIQELSKGMAQKIQFVVTVLHQPKLLIFDEPFSGFDPINANLIKDEILRLREEGATVIFSTHRMESVEELCDDIALIHKSNKILDGKLIDVKRQYKINTYEVGIRAHDKVSLQKELSEKFDVSVANFKTLEDELKLNIKLNEDKPNDLLSYLTNIGEVSHFVELIPSVNDIFIQTVKNN encoded by the coding sequence ATGAATAACTTACTTGAGGTTAATAAGGTTTCTAAAAACTTTGGAAATTTTAAAGCACTTAATAATGTATCGATTACGGTCCCAAAAGGAAGTATATTTGGATTACTAGGACCAAATGGCGCAGGAAAAACAACATTAATACGCGTTATTAACCAAATTACAATGCCAGATACTGGAACTGTTCATTTAGATGGCGAACTACTAAACGATAAACATATTCAGGATATTGGCTACTTACCAGAAGAACGTGGTTTATATAAATCTATGAAAGTTGGCGAACAAGCTTTATACCTTGCACAATTAAAAGGATTGAGTAAAGCAGAAGCTAGAACTCGTTTGAAATATTGGTTCGAGCGTTTAGAAATTGGAGATTGGTGGAATAAGAAAATACAAGAGCTTTCTAAAGGAATGGCTCAAAAAATACAGTTTGTAGTAACGGTTTTACATCAACCTAAACTATTAATTTTTGATGAACCTTTTTCAGGTTTCGACCCCATAAATGCAAATTTGATTAAAGATGAAATTTTACGTTTACGAGAAGAAGGAGCCACTGTTATTTTTTCAACACATAGAATGGAATCTGTTGAAGAACTTTGTGACGATATTGCATTAATACATAAATCGAATAAAATATTAGACGGTAAATTAATAGATGTAAAACGACAATATAAAATTAATACTTACGAGGTTGGTATTAGAGCACATGATAAAGTTAGTTTGCAAAAAGAATTATCAGAGAAGTTTGATGTTTCTGTCGCAAATTTTAAAACTTTAGAAGATGAGTTAAAACTTAATATTAAACTTAATGAAGATAAACCAAATGATTTGTTAAGCTATCTTACAAATATAGGCGAAGTTTCTCATTTTGTAGAATTAATACCAAGCGTAAACGATATATTTATTCAAACCGTAAAGAATAATTAA